In Fusobacterium canifelinum, a genomic segment contains:
- a CDS encoding enoyl-CoA hydratase-related protein has translation MSVVSYKQENFIGIITIERPEALNALNSQVLDELNSTFANIDLETTRVVLLTGSGTKSFVAGADISEMSTLNKVEGAKFSNKGNEVFRKIEIFPLPVIAVVNGFALGGGCELAMSCDFRVCSENAVFGQPEVGLGITPGFGGTQRLARLIGLGKAKEMIYTANAIKADEALNIGLVNHVYPQEALMEEAIKLAGKIAKNAPFAVRACKKAINQGIDTDMDRAIIIEEKLFGECFATEDQKVGMKAFLEKIKGVEFKNK, from the coding sequence ATGTCAGTTGTATCTTATAAACAAGAAAATTTTATTGGTATTATAACTATTGAAAGACCAGAAGCATTAAATGCTTTAAATTCTCAAGTTTTAGATGAATTAAATTCGACTTTTGCAAATATAGATTTAGAAACAACAAGAGTTGTTCTATTAACAGGTTCAGGAACAAAGTCTTTTGTTGCAGGAGCAGATATTTCTGAAATGTCAACTTTAAATAAAGTAGAAGGTGCAAAATTTAGTAATAAAGGTAATGAAGTATTTAGAAAAATTGAAATATTTCCTTTACCAGTTATAGCAGTTGTAAATGGTTTTGCATTAGGTGGAGGTTGTGAGTTAGCAATGAGCTGTGATTTCAGAGTTTGTTCTGAAAATGCAGTATTTGGACAACCAGAAGTTGGTTTAGGAATTACTCCCGGATTTGGAGGAACTCAAAGATTAGCAAGACTTATTGGATTAGGAAAAGCTAAAGAAATGATTTATACAGCAAATGCAATTAAGGCTGATGAAGCTCTTAATATAGGTTTAGTAAATCATGTATATCCACAAGAAGCTTTAATGGAAGAAGCTATAAAATTAGCTGGAAAAATTGCTAAGAATGCTCCATTTGCTGTTAGAGCATGCAAAAAAGCAATAAACCAAGGTATAGATACTGATATGGATAGAGCTATAATAATAGAAGAAAAATTATTCGGAGAATGTTTTGCAACAGAAGATCAAAAAGTAGGAATGAAAGCATTTTTAGAAAAAATAAAAGGTGTAGAGTTTAAAAATAAATAA
- a CDS encoding 3-hydroxybutyryl-CoA dehydrogenase: MKVGIIGAGTMGAGIAQAFAQTEGFTVALCDINNEFAANGKSKIAKGFEKRIAKGKMEQAEADTVLSRITTGTKEICADCDLIIEAAIENMEIKKQTFKELDEICKPEAIFATNTSSLSITEIGAGLKRPIIGMHFFNPAPVMKLVEIIAGLNTPTELVDKIKKVSEDIGKVPVQVEEAPGFVVNRILIPMINEAVGIYAEGIASVEGIDAAMKLGANHPIGPLALGDLIGLDVCLAIMDVLYHETGDSKYRAHTLLRKMVRGKQLGQKTGKGFYDYTK; encoded by the coding sequence ATGAAAGTAGGAATTATTGGGGCAGGAACAATGGGGGCAGGAATTGCTCAAGCATTTGCACAAACTGAAGGTTTTACAGTTGCATTATGTGATATCAATAATGAATTTGCTGCTAATGGAAAAAGCAAAATAGCTAAGGGATTTGAAAAAAGAATAGCAAAAGGTAAAATGGAACAAGCAGAAGCAGATACCGTTTTATCAAGAATTACAACAGGAACAAAAGAAATTTGTGCTGATTGTGATTTAATAATTGAAGCTGCTATTGAAAATATGGAAATCAAAAAACAAACTTTTAAGGAATTGGATGAAATTTGTAAACCAGAAGCTATATTTGCAACAAATACTTCTTCATTATCAATAACTGAAATAGGAGCAGGTCTAAAAAGACCTATAATAGGCATGCACTTCTTTAATCCAGCACCAGTTATGAAACTTGTTGAAATTATTGCTGGACTTAATACTCCAACTGAATTAGTAGATAAAATAAAGAAAGTTTCTGAAGATATTGGAAAAGTTCCAGTACAAGTTGAAGAAGCACCAGGATTTGTTGTAAATAGAATTTTAATTCCTATGATAAATGAAGCTGTTGGAATTTATGCAGAAGGAATTGCTTCTGTTGAAGGAATAGATGCTGCTATGAAATTAGGAGCAAATCACCCTATTGGACCTCTAGCTTTAGGAGATTTAATTGGACTTGATGTTTGTCTTGCTATAATGGATGTTTTATATCATGAAACAGGAGATAGTAAATATAGAGCTCATACTTTATTAAGAAAAATGGTTCGTGGAAAACAATTAGGACAAAAAACTGGTAAAGGTTTCTATGACTATACTAAATAA